The Iamia majanohamensis genome window below encodes:
- a CDS encoding cytochrome P450 — MSTTTDPRLIDVEFWRLPLHERMAGIAEMREVAPFVEASFANPLTGVTESFRVVTRYDEVVEISKRPKDFCSGQGAVSIPDMPAEALDFFGSFINMDDPRHARQRGIVARSFTPRQLQGVLDSVETICTEVIDGFCEDGEVDLVQALSQPFPLLVICDMMGIPRSEFDTVLEATNVILSGGDPEFMGDGDPMMALFEAGMRLTTLMNDLAEERRANPTDDLTSKLVHNELGEDMLTPGEVAPFFILLAVAGNDTTRTAISHGVNLLSQNPDQRQAWLDDVEGVAPTAVEEIVRVASPVTFMRRTVTHDLTLSGTDLHEGDKLVLLYGAANRDPRVFDDPESFDVRRDPNPHVGFGGPGPHFCLGAHLARREVSVAFRQLLTRLPDIEVAGDVVPLDAQGIPLVGGIKRLPVRFTPSAPVGG; from the coding sequence GTGAGCACCACCACGGATCCCCGCCTCATCGACGTCGAGTTCTGGCGCCTACCCCTCCACGAGCGGATGGCGGGCATCGCCGAGATGCGCGAGGTCGCACCGTTCGTCGAGGCCTCGTTCGCCAACCCGCTCACCGGCGTCACCGAGTCCTTCCGCGTCGTCACCCGCTACGACGAGGTGGTCGAGATCAGCAAGCGGCCCAAGGACTTCTGCTCCGGGCAGGGCGCGGTGTCGATCCCCGACATGCCGGCGGAGGCCCTCGACTTCTTCGGGTCCTTCATCAACATGGACGACCCCCGCCACGCCCGCCAGCGCGGCATCGTGGCCCGGTCCTTCACCCCCCGCCAGCTCCAGGGCGTGCTCGACTCGGTCGAGACCATCTGCACCGAGGTCATCGACGGCTTCTGCGAGGACGGTGAGGTCGACCTCGTCCAGGCCCTGTCCCAGCCGTTCCCGCTGCTGGTGATCTGCGACATGATGGGCATCCCCCGCAGCGAGTTCGACACCGTGCTGGAGGCGACCAACGTCATCCTCTCCGGCGGCGACCCCGAGTTCATGGGCGACGGCGACCCCATGATGGCGCTCTTCGAGGCCGGCATGCGGCTGACCACGCTGATGAACGACCTGGCCGAGGAGCGGCGGGCCAACCCCACCGACGACCTCACCTCCAAGCTCGTCCACAACGAGCTGGGCGAGGACATGCTCACGCCCGGCGAGGTCGCCCCCTTCTTCATCCTCCTGGCCGTGGCCGGCAACGACACGACCCGCACCGCCATCAGCCACGGGGTCAACCTGCTGTCGCAGAACCCCGACCAGCGCCAGGCCTGGCTCGACGACGTCGAGGGCGTGGCCCCGACGGCGGTGGAGGAGATCGTGCGCGTGGCCTCGCCGGTCACCTTCATGCGCCGCACCGTCACCCACGACCTCACCCTCTCGGGCACCGACCTCCACGAGGGCGACAAGCTGGTGCTGCTCTACGGCGCGGCCAACCGCGACCCCCGCGTGTTCGACGACCCCGAGTCCTTCGACGTGCGTCGCGACCCCAACCCCCACGTCGGCTTCGGCGGGCCCGGGCCCCACTTCTGCCTCGGGGCCCACCTGGCCCGGCGGGAGGTGTCGGTCGCCTTCCGCCAGCTGCTCACCCGCCTGCCCGACATCGAGGTGGCGGGCGACGTGGTGCCCCTCGACGCCCAGGGCATCCCCCTGGTCGGGGGCATCAAGCGCCTCCCCGTGCGCTTCACCCCCAGCGCCCCCGTCGGCGGCTGA
- a CDS encoding MarR family winged helix-turn-helix transcriptional regulator has translation MAPPRDPVDDLVDQWARERPDLTFADMATIGRLARVSAQVGAAVESVLAEHGLTVADFDVLATLRRAGAPFTLRTGAITRQLMLSPAGMTGRVDRLEGRGLVARAPDPDDRRGWRVRLTDEGRAVVDAAVADHVANEGRILAGLSPAQRRALDGALRTLTADLG, from the coding sequence ATGGCTCCCCCTCGTGACCCAGTCGACGACCTGGTGGACCAGTGGGCTCGGGAGCGACCGGACCTGACCTTCGCCGACATGGCCACGATCGGCCGCCTGGCACGGGTGTCGGCCCAGGTGGGCGCGGCCGTCGAGTCCGTCCTGGCCGAGCACGGCCTCACGGTGGCCGACTTCGACGTGCTCGCCACCCTCCGCCGCGCCGGCGCCCCCTTCACCCTCCGCACCGGTGCGATCACCCGCCAGCTCATGCTGTCGCCGGCCGGGATGACCGGCCGGGTCGACCGTCTCGAGGGGCGGGGGCTCGTGGCGCGCGCCCCGGACCCCGACGACCGGCGGGGTTGGCGGGTGCGCCTGACCGACGAGGGCCGCGCGGTGGTCGACGCCGCGGTGGCCGACCACGTCGCCAACGAGGGCCGCATCCTCGCCGGCCTCTCCCCCGCCCAGCGCCGCGCCCTCGACGGCGCCCTCCGGACCCTGACCGCCGACCTGGGCTGA
- a CDS encoding SRPBCC family protein, which produces MNENPAPRTRPATVSLRESVVVAVPAEVAWRIVAHQERDPEWRHGVREMRTDPPGEVVVGSRSDEVITVAGRTYRNVGRIDRVEPGRSFTWHTTEGADAHGSRTVRPLGDARCEVTLELHVRPSGLDRLLAPVTGRVLARSLRRDGHALAALARHEASAPVA; this is translated from the coding sequence ATGAACGAGAATCCTGCACCCCGCACCCGCCCCGCCACCGTGTCCCTCCGGGAGTCCGTCGTGGTCGCCGTCCCCGCCGAGGTGGCGTGGCGCATCGTGGCCCACCAGGAGCGTGACCCCGAGTGGCGCCACGGCGTCCGCGAGATGCGCACCGACCCGCCGGGCGAGGTCGTCGTCGGCAGTCGCAGCGACGAGGTCATCACCGTCGCCGGGCGGACCTACCGCAACGTGGGCCGCATCGACCGGGTCGAGCCCGGCCGGTCCTTCACCTGGCACACGACGGAGGGGGCCGACGCCCACGGGTCCCGCACCGTCCGGCCCCTGGGCGACGCTCGCTGTGAGGTCACCCTGGAGCTGCACGTGCGCCCCTCCGGCCTCGACCGGCTGCTCGCCCCCGTCACCGGACGCGTGTTGGCCCGGAGCCTGCGGCGGGACGGGCACGCCCTCGCCGCCCTGGCCCGGCACGAGGCGTCCGCGCCCGTGGCCTGA
- a CDS encoding siderophore-interacting protein: MTPADATRLPTRREPPAFRRLEVRRVEDLTPRMRRIVLGGSELDGFALDLPAASVRLLLPPPGQDALVMPTWSGNQFDLPDGSRAPIRTFTPRHHDPEADELTLDVVRHGTGAAAEWVGRAAPGAEAAISGPGRGYEVDRGASSYLLVGDETALPAISQLLEVIDPSTPVLVHVEVGAPEGRLPLPEHPEARALWHELPAGAEPGDTLVEAVRALGELPDGIWVAGEAACVQRIRTHLFEDRGLSRSQATVRGYWKKGRSAT; encoded by the coding sequence GTGACCCCCGCCGACGCCACCCGCCTCCCCACCCGTCGGGAGCCCCCGGCGTTCCGCCGCCTCGAGGTGCGCCGGGTCGAGGACCTGACGCCCCGGATGCGGAGGATCGTGCTGGGCGGCTCCGAGCTCGACGGCTTCGCCCTCGACCTGCCGGCCGCCAGCGTGCGCCTGCTGCTCCCACCTCCGGGCCAGGACGCGCTGGTCATGCCCACCTGGTCGGGCAACCAGTTCGACCTGCCCGACGGGAGCCGGGCCCCCATCCGCACCTTCACGCCCCGCCACCACGACCCCGAGGCCGACGAGCTCACCCTCGACGTGGTCCGCCACGGGACCGGAGCCGCGGCCGAGTGGGTCGGGCGGGCCGCTCCCGGGGCCGAGGCCGCCATCTCGGGCCCGGGGCGGGGCTACGAGGTCGACCGGGGCGCCTCGTCCTACCTGCTGGTGGGCGACGAGACGGCCCTGCCCGCCATCTCGCAGCTGCTGGAGGTCATCGACCCCTCCACGCCGGTGCTGGTCCACGTCGAGGTGGGGGCCCCCGAGGGGCGCCTCCCCCTCCCGGAGCACCCCGAGGCCCGGGCCCTCTGGCACGAGCTCCCGGCGGGCGCCGAACCCGGCGACACCCTGGTGGAGGCGGTGCGAGCCCTGGGCGAGCTGCCCGACGGCATCTGGGTGGCCGGGGAGGCGGCCTGCGTTCAGCGCATCCGCACCCACCTCTTCGAGGACCGGGGGCTGTCCCGCTCCCAGGCCACCGTCCGCGGCTACTGGAAGAAGGGCCGCTCCGCCACCTGA
- a CDS encoding diguanylate cyclase domain-containing protein: MGVTDDAVLAAIVEATVDLALVLDDAGTIVWQRRSETRRPEASDEVVVGLNVVDRIHPEDLPEVLDGLARLQTTEATEVRISCRAFDGDDPSLVHRAEVQGWDARDTPGIEGILVVATVQGSRHVLPADAGAGDFSLAEASPLGLAVVSARGDVPFANSLFRARVGAGPTAPVPLDSLPGLEALVEAARHEGADQRSVFHEGAALRLTGRRLDGPGGDVVVSVDDITAEVEAVAARTRSEQTFRATFDHTPAGIALVDPEGIFVEVNAAWTAITGYPSEELVGRTFATITHPDDLPADEALVAEALAGGRDTYRMEKRYVHRSGRTIWVDLRVAAVRAATGEVEHFVSQVLDITADKQAVADMEARERHLTHQATHDHLTGLPNRALLEEHLRLAIDRVAQGQRAASVLLMDLDGFKPVNDTYGHPQGDLVLTELAGRLSGACRRGDIVARLGGDEFVAVVDPASDGDDGHHLAERLLAVVAAPLDALPDGAPPLSASIGITAARADDTVESLLARADEATYRAKARGGATVAVHGADDA, translated from the coding sequence GTGGGGGTGACCGACGACGCGGTCCTGGCGGCCATCGTGGAGGCCACGGTCGACCTCGCCCTCGTCCTCGACGACGCCGGCACCATCGTCTGGCAGCGGCGCAGCGAGACCCGCCGCCCCGAGGCCAGCGACGAGGTCGTGGTCGGGCTCAACGTGGTCGACCGCATCCACCCCGAGGACCTGCCCGAGGTGCTCGACGGCCTGGCCCGCCTCCAGACCACCGAGGCGACCGAGGTCCGCATCTCGTGCCGGGCCTTCGACGGGGACGACCCCAGCCTCGTCCACCGGGCCGAGGTGCAGGGCTGGGACGCACGGGACACGCCCGGCATCGAAGGGATCCTCGTGGTGGCGACGGTGCAGGGATCGCGCCACGTGCTCCCGGCCGACGCCGGGGCAGGGGACTTCTCCCTCGCCGAGGCCTCCCCCCTCGGCCTCGCCGTGGTCTCGGCGCGGGGCGACGTCCCCTTCGCCAACTCGCTCTTCCGCGCCCGGGTCGGCGCCGGGCCCACCGCACCCGTCCCCCTCGACTCCCTCCCCGGCCTGGAGGCGCTGGTCGAGGCAGCCCGCCACGAGGGGGCGGACCAGCGCTCGGTCTTCCACGAGGGGGCCGCCCTGCGCCTGACCGGGCGGCGCCTCGACGGGCCCGGCGGCGACGTGGTCGTCTCGGTCGACGACATCACCGCCGAGGTGGAGGCGGTGGCGGCCCGGACCCGCTCCGAGCAGACCTTCCGCGCCACCTTCGACCACACCCCGGCCGGCATCGCCCTGGTCGACCCCGAGGGGATCTTCGTCGAGGTCAACGCGGCGTGGACCGCCATCACCGGGTACCCGTCCGAGGAGCTGGTCGGGCGCACGTTCGCCACCATCACCCACCCCGACGACCTGCCCGCCGACGAGGCCCTGGTGGCCGAGGCCCTGGCCGGCGGGCGCGACACGTACCGCATGGAGAAGCGCTACGTGCACCGGTCGGGGCGGACCATCTGGGTCGACCTCCGCGTCGCCGCGGTCCGGGCCGCCACCGGCGAGGTGGAGCACTTCGTGTCCCAGGTGCTCGACATCACCGCCGACAAGCAGGCCGTCGCCGACATGGAGGCGCGGGAGCGCCACCTCACCCACCAGGCGACCCACGACCACCTGACCGGCCTGCCCAACCGGGCCCTGCTCGAGGAGCACCTCCGCCTCGCCATCGACCGGGTCGCCCAGGGCCAGCGGGCGGCGTCGGTGCTGCTCATGGACCTCGACGGCTTCAAGCCGGTCAACGACACCTACGGCCACCCGCAGGGGGACCTGGTGCTGACCGAGCTGGCCGGGCGCCTGTCGGGGGCCTGCCGGCGGGGCGACATCGTGGCCCGCCTGGGCGGCGACGAGTTCGTGGCCGTGGTCGACCCGGCCTCTGACGGCGACGACGGCCACCACCTGGCCGAGCGGCTCCTCGCCGTGGTCGCCGCGCCCCTCGACGCCCTGCCCGACGGCGCCCCGCCCCTGTCGGCCAGCATCGGCATCACCGCGGCCCGGGCCGACGACACCGTCGAGAGCCTGCTGGCCCGGGCCGACGAGGCCACCTACCGGGCCAAGGCCCGGGGCGGGGCGACCGTCGCCGTGCACGGCGCCGACGACGCCTGA